Proteins encoded within one genomic window of Ideonella dechloratans:
- a CDS encoding ArnT family glycosyltransferase translates to MSGARLTRLEWLALAGLLLALALWALGATPLFDVDEGAFSEATREMIVHHDWMHTTLNGEPRFDKPIGVYWLQAISVSLFGVREFAFRLPSALSAWGWSLALVAFALPRLGRQVAVAAGVILATCLGVLAIGRAATADALLNLLLTLTALDAWRWLEAQNRGEAGRAPLRRAYAWMGMGLLVKGPVAVVVPGAALVLWLALSLPWREALRRLGRAAGDGWGWALLLGIAVPWYAYELHRDGQAFIDGFLIRHNLARYSSPLEKHGGSIGYYFVVLPLLLLPWTPLLASVVVGVRRHWADPMQRFLLVWGGFVLVFFSLSGTKLPHYVLYGASPFVLLMAMALVQAGTAMRAALTVCLLLLLALLCGSAATLHLWAPGVVKPPLYRALLLGQQASPWLVWVSGMAALAVLFLMTQLSRPGLTLLWRSGSAAVLLSLVSLGVALPWWGDLLQGPIKRAAEVARQRPEPAVQWGLHQPSFAVYREEEAPRRAPRDGELALVRLDQLPALMAQVGGRYSTLYAERGYALILWRASSAPAEPSVAQAPMTAP, encoded by the coding sequence ATGTCCGGCGCTCGCCTGACGCGCCTGGAGTGGCTGGCGCTGGCCGGCCTGCTGCTGGCGCTGGCGCTGTGGGCGCTGGGCGCCACGCCGCTGTTCGACGTGGACGAGGGCGCCTTCAGCGAGGCCACCCGCGAGATGATCGTGCACCACGACTGGATGCACACCACGCTCAACGGCGAGCCGCGTTTCGACAAGCCCATCGGCGTGTACTGGCTGCAGGCGATCAGCGTCAGCCTGTTCGGCGTGCGCGAGTTCGCCTTCCGCCTGCCTTCGGCCCTGTCGGCCTGGGGCTGGTCGCTGGCCCTGGTGGCCTTTGCCCTGCCGCGCCTGGGCCGGCAGGTGGCGGTGGCGGCCGGGGTGATCCTGGCCACGTGCCTGGGCGTGCTGGCCATCGGCCGAGCCGCCACGGCGGATGCGCTGCTGAACCTGCTGCTGACCTTGACGGCGCTGGATGCCTGGCGCTGGCTGGAAGCGCAGAACCGCGGTGAGGCGGGCAGGGCGCCCTTGCGCCGCGCCTACGCCTGGATGGGCATGGGCCTGCTGGTCAAGGGCCCGGTGGCGGTGGTGGTGCCCGGTGCCGCCCTGGTGCTGTGGCTGGCGCTGTCGCTGCCCTGGCGCGAGGCCCTGCGCCGGCTGGGCCGCGCGGCGGGCGACGGCTGGGGCTGGGCCCTGCTGCTGGGCATTGCCGTGCCCTGGTATGCCTACGAACTGCACCGCGATGGCCAGGCTTTCATCGACGGCTTCCTGATCCGCCACAACCTGGCGCGCTACAGCAGCCCGCTGGAGAAGCATGGCGGCAGCATCGGCTACTACTTCGTGGTGCTGCCCCTCTTGCTGCTGCCCTGGACGCCGCTGCTGGCCAGCGTGGTGGTGGGCGTGCGCCGCCACTGGGCCGATCCGATGCAGCGCTTCCTGCTGGTGTGGGGCGGCTTCGTGCTGGTGTTCTTCTCGCTGTCAGGCACCAAGCTGCCGCATTACGTGCTGTATGGCGCCAGCCCCTTCGTGCTGCTGATGGCCATGGCGCTGGTGCAGGCCGGCACGGCCATGCGGGCGGCGCTCACGGTGTGCCTGCTGCTGTTGCTGGCCCTGCTGTGTGGCAGTGCCGCCACGCTGCACCTGTGGGCACCCGGCGTGGTGAAACCGCCGCTCTACCGAGCCCTGCTGCTGGGGCAGCAGGCCTCGCCCTGGCTGGTGTGGGTCAGTGGCATGGCGGCGCTGGCCGTGCTGTTCCTGATGACCCAGCTCAGCCGACCGGGCCTCACCCTGCTGTGGCGCAGCGGCTCGGCGGCCGTGCTGCTGTCGCTGGTCAGCCTGGGGGTGGCCTTGCCCTGGTGGGGTGATCTCTTGCAGGGACCGATCAAGCGGGCGGCCGAGGTGGCCCGGCAGCGGCCGGAACCTGCGGTGCAATGGGGCCTGCACCAGCCCAGTTTCGCGGTGTACCGTGAAGAGGAGGCGCCGCGCCGGGCGCCCCGGGATGGTGAGCTGGCCCTGGTTCGGCTTGACCAGCTGCCGGCCCTGATGGCCCAGGTGGGCGGGCGCTACAGCACGCTGTACGCCGAGCGCGGTTACGCCCTCATTCTGTGGCGGGCGTCTTCCGCCCCCGCCGAGCCTTCGGTGGCCCAGGCGCCGATGACGGCGCCCTGA
- a CDS encoding glycosyltransferase family 2 protein: protein MNATEHTASVAPVQAPPHRLSVVVPMYNEIDNVKPMVDAVQDALKDYPHPWELVVVDDGSRDGTGLALQRHAKTVGPHIRVVRLLRNFRQTAAMQAGIDAARGDVIVTLDGDLQNDPRDIPRLVARLLNDDLDLVAGWRKNRQDGFAMRRLPSMIANRLIRKTTGMQFKDLGCSLKAFRASVLKEVRLYGEMHRFIPAWLSTVTSPDRMAEEPVNHMARQFGESKYGISRTFRVIIDLLSVYFFMNFGSRPGHFFGAVGLGVGGLGTAILGYLAVLKLLGESIGGRPLLSLGFFCVMGGLQFLVTGVLAELLIRIYYDGSHARQYHALHAPVLADSEGWHA, encoded by the coding sequence ATGAACGCAACCGAACACACCGCTTCCGTCGCCCCCGTGCAGGCCCCGCCGCACCGTCTGTCGGTGGTGGTGCCCATGTACAACGAGATCGACAACGTCAAGCCGATGGTCGATGCGGTGCAGGACGCCCTGAAGGACTACCCGCACCCCTGGGAACTGGTGGTGGTGGACGATGGCAGCCGCGACGGCACCGGCCTGGCCCTGCAGCGCCACGCCAAGACGGTGGGGCCGCACATCCGCGTGGTGCGCCTGCTGCGCAACTTCCGCCAGACGGCCGCCATGCAGGCCGGCATCGACGCGGCCCGCGGTGATGTGATCGTGACCCTGGACGGCGACCTGCAGAACGACCCGCGCGACATCCCGCGCCTGGTGGCCCGTCTGCTCAACGACGATCTGGACCTGGTGGCCGGCTGGCGCAAGAACCGCCAGGACGGTTTCGCGATGCGCCGCCTGCCGTCGATGATCGCCAACCGGCTGATCCGCAAGACCACGGGCATGCAGTTCAAGGACCTGGGCTGCAGCCTCAAGGCCTTCCGGGCCTCGGTGCTCAAGGAAGTGCGCCTGTATGGCGAGATGCACCGCTTCATCCCCGCCTGGCTGTCCACCGTCACCTCGCCGGACCGCATGGCCGAGGAACCGGTGAACCACATGGCGCGCCAGTTCGGCGAATCCAAGTACGGCATCTCGCGCACCTTCCGGGTCATCATCGACCTGCTGTCGGTCTACTTCTTCATGAACTTCGGCTCGCGGCCCGGCCACTTCTTCGGTGCGGTGGGCCTGGGCGTGGGCGGACTGGGCACGGCCATCCTGGGCTATCTGGCGGTGCTCAAGCTGCTGGGTGAGTCCATCGGCGGGCGGCCGCTGCTGTCGCTGGGCTTCTTCTGCGTGATGGGCGGGCTGCAGTTCCTGGTCACCGGGGTGCTGGCCGAACTGCTGATCCGCATCTACTACGACGGCAGCCATGCCCGCCAGTACCACGCGCTGCACGCGCCCGTCCTGGCCGACAGCGAGGGCTGGCACGCATGA
- a CDS encoding acyloxyacyl hydrolase → MKHPVTRTALAALALIGSLGNAHAEAKDQNALRALAVGGTLASWAYGLWEGAPFTDCRGAQWQLRGNVAHDHELNLASVGAAYGDCHMLDAGSWSLSNQTNFSVGRWTTRGDVAGASSAWDVAVVPLVHWQHPAFASHKWEVEFGIGPAWLSEVNIGDRQKGSNFQFSDHLGLNLVDGGGQWRVGLQWRHISNADIKKPNNGVNFTGLVFAWTL, encoded by the coding sequence ATGAAACACCCCGTCACCCGTACCGCCCTGGCCGCGCTCGCCCTGATCGGCAGCCTGGGCAACGCCCATGCCGAAGCCAAGGACCAGAACGCGCTGCGCGCGCTGGCCGTGGGCGGCACCCTTGCCTCCTGGGCCTATGGCCTCTGGGAAGGCGCTCCCTTCACCGATTGCCGCGGCGCCCAGTGGCAGCTGCGCGGCAACGTGGCCCACGACCACGAGCTGAACCTGGCCTCGGTCGGCGCCGCCTACGGCGACTGCCACATGCTGGATGCCGGCAGCTGGTCCTTGAGCAATCAGACCAACTTCTCGGTGGGCCGTTGGACCACCCGCGGCGACGTGGCCGGCGCCTCTTCCGCCTGGGATGTGGCCGTGGTGCCCCTGGTGCACTGGCAGCATCCGGCCTTCGCCTCCCACAAGTGGGAAGTGGAGTTCGGCATCGGCCCGGCCTGGCTCAGCGAGGTCAACATCGGTGACCGCCAGAAGGGCAGCAACTTCCAGTTCTCCGACCACCTGGGCCTGAACCTGGTGGATGGCGGCGGCCAGTGGCGCGTGGGCCTGCAGTGGCGCCACATCAGCAACGCCGACATCAAGAAGCCCAACAACGGCGTCAACTTCACCGGCCTGGTCTTCGCATGGACGTTGTGA
- the adh gene encoding aldehyde dehydrogenase has product MLYALPGTAGAPVQHKARYDNFIGGKFVAPVKGQYFDVVTPINGKVYTQVARSDEADINLALDAAHAAAAKWAATPPAERANILLKIADRIDQNLEKLAYAETVDNGKPMRETLNADIPLSADHFRYFAGCLRAQEGSLSEIDENTIAYHFHEPLGVVGQIIPWNFPLLMAAWKLAPALGAGNCVVLKPAESTPVSILVLVELIADLLPPGVLNIVNGYGREAGMPLATSKRIAKIAFTGSTATGRVIAQAAATNLIPATLELGGKSPNIFFDDVMAQDDAFLDKAIEGLVLFAFNQGEVCTCPSRALIQESIYDKFMERALKRVAAIKQGSPLDTDTMMGAQASTMQMDKIISYLELGKQEGAQVLIGGAKAELGGDLAGGYYIQPTLFKGHNKMRIFQEEIFGPVLAVTTFKDEAEAMQIANDTPYGLGAGVWTRDGSRAYRFGRGIQAGRVWTNCYHAYPAHAAFGGYKESGIGRETHKQMLDHYQQTKNLLVSYNPNKLGFF; this is encoded by the coding sequence ATGCTGTATGCACTGCCCGGTACCGCTGGCGCCCCGGTCCAACACAAGGCCCGCTACGACAACTTCATCGGCGGCAAGTTCGTGGCCCCGGTGAAGGGCCAGTACTTTGACGTCGTCACCCCCATCAACGGCAAGGTCTACACCCAGGTGGCCCGCTCCGACGAGGCGGACATCAACCTGGCCCTGGATGCCGCCCACGCCGCCGCCGCCAAGTGGGCCGCCACCCCGCCGGCCGAGCGCGCCAACATCCTGCTGAAGATCGCCGACCGCATCGACCAGAACCTGGAGAAGCTGGCCTACGCCGAGACGGTGGACAACGGCAAGCCGATGCGCGAGACGCTGAACGCGGACATCCCGCTGTCGGCCGACCACTTCCGCTACTTCGCTGGCTGCCTGCGCGCCCAGGAAGGCTCGCTCAGCGAGATCGACGAGAACACCATTGCCTACCACTTCCACGAGCCCCTGGGCGTGGTCGGCCAGATCATCCCCTGGAACTTCCCGCTGCTGATGGCCGCCTGGAAGCTGGCCCCCGCCCTGGGTGCCGGCAACTGCGTGGTGCTCAAGCCGGCCGAATCCACCCCGGTCAGCATCCTGGTGCTGGTCGAGCTGATCGCCGACCTGCTGCCCCCGGGCGTGCTGAACATCGTCAACGGCTATGGCCGCGAAGCCGGCATGCCGCTGGCCACCAGCAAGCGCATCGCCAAGATCGCCTTCACCGGCTCCACCGCCACCGGCCGTGTGATCGCCCAGGCCGCCGCCACCAACCTGATTCCCGCCACGCTGGAACTGGGCGGCAAGAGCCCCAACATCTTCTTCGACGACGTGATGGCCCAGGACGACGCCTTCCTGGACAAGGCCATCGAAGGTCTGGTGCTGTTCGCGTTCAACCAGGGCGAGGTCTGCACCTGCCCGTCGCGCGCCCTGATCCAGGAATCCATCTACGACAAGTTCATGGAGCGCGCCCTCAAGCGCGTGGCCGCCATCAAGCAGGGCAGCCCGCTGGACACCGACACCATGATGGGCGCCCAGGCCTCCACCATGCAGATGGACAAGATCATCTCCTACCTGGAGCTGGGCAAGCAGGAAGGCGCGCAAGTGCTGATCGGCGGCGCCAAGGCCGAGCTGGGCGGTGATCTGGCTGGCGGCTACTACATCCAGCCGACCCTGTTCAAGGGCCACAACAAGATGCGCATCTTCCAGGAGGAGATCTTCGGCCCGGTGCTGGCCGTGACCACCTTCAAGGACGAGGCCGAGGCCATGCAGATCGCCAACGACACCCCGTACGGCCTGGGCGCCGGCGTGTGGACCCGTGACGGCAGCCGTGCCTACCGCTTCGGCCGCGGCATCCAGGCCGGCCGCGTGTGGACCAACTGCTACCACGCCTACCCGGCCCACGCGGCCTTCGGTGGCTACAAGGAATCGGGCATCGGCCGCGAGACCCACAAGCAGATGCTGGACCACTACCAGCAGACCAAGAACCTGCTGGTCAGCTACAACCCGAACAAGCTGGGCTTCTTCTGA
- the pstS gene encoding phosphate ABC transporter substrate-binding protein PstS has protein sequence MTMNFKPPRTDRRRALGLVLGSGLATGLGLIGPGPAWGASARVQGAGATFPSKVYARWAADYARQTGVDVRYQPTGSGNGIEQATRRSVDFAGSDVPLGPDALGQKRLVQIPTCVGGVVPVVNGFEPDRLRLTGEVLAAIFAGDIQRWDDARIATLNPGLSLPARRIVRVVRGDKSGSTEGLTRYLAGQSPAFAKQVGEGVMPAWPGEPLRAEGNDGMSALVRATPGAIGYVSYDRVVADGLAGVRLRNREGRWVAASEAGFRAAILHSPLYRDGSDTASLMDMRGPDSWPLTMTTFVLLDAAPATAAAVEPAMRFLYWCFLHGDALTQGTGFAPLPTAVQARLTARFAQVKPRDGQFPHYLSF, from the coding sequence ATGACGATGAATTTCAAGCCGCCGCGCACCGATCGCCGGCGCGCACTGGGGCTGGTCCTGGGCAGTGGACTGGCGACAGGGCTGGGCCTGATCGGCCCGGGGCCCGCCTGGGGCGCCTCGGCCCGCGTGCAGGGGGCGGGTGCCACCTTCCCCTCCAAGGTCTATGCCCGCTGGGCGGCGGACTATGCCAGGCAGACCGGCGTGGATGTGCGCTACCAGCCCACCGGTTCGGGCAACGGCATCGAACAGGCCACGCGGCGCAGCGTGGATTTCGCCGGCAGCGATGTGCCGCTGGGGCCGGACGCCCTGGGCCAGAAGCGCCTGGTCCAGATCCCCACCTGCGTGGGCGGCGTGGTGCCGGTGGTCAACGGCTTCGAGCCGGACCGGCTGCGGCTGACCGGCGAGGTGCTGGCCGCGATCTTCGCGGGCGACATCCAGCGCTGGGACGATGCCCGCATCGCCACGCTCAATCCCGGCCTGAGCCTGCCCGCCCGGCGCATCGTGCGGGTGGTGCGGGGCGACAAGTCCGGCAGCACCGAGGGACTGACCCGCTACCTGGCGGGGCAGTCGCCGGCCTTCGCCAAGCAGGTGGGAGAGGGCGTCATGCCCGCCTGGCCGGGCGAGCCGCTGCGGGCCGAAGGCAACGACGGCATGTCCGCCCTGGTGCGGGCCACGCCGGGCGCCATCGGCTACGTGAGTTATGACCGTGTGGTGGCCGACGGCCTGGCCGGGGTGCGCCTGCGCAACCGCGAAGGCCGCTGGGTGGCCGCGTCGGAGGCGGGCTTCCGGGCCGCCATCCTGCACAGCCCCCTGTACCGCGATGGCAGCGACACCGCCAGCCTGATGGACATGCGCGGGCCCGACAGCTGGCCGCTGACCATGACCACCTTCGTGCTGCTGGACGCCGCACCGGCGACGGCCGCCGCCGTGGAGCCGGCCATGCGCTTCCTGTACTGGTGCTTCCTGCATGGGGATGCGCTGACCCAGGGCACCGGCTTCGCGCCACTGCCCACGGCGGTGCAGGCCCGGCTCACGGCCCGCTTCGCGCAGGTCAAGCCGCGGGATGGCCAGTTCCCGCATTACCTCAGCTTCTGA
- a CDS encoding alpha/beta hydrolase family esterase, whose protein sequence is MNQRLMRLLIGSALVASLAACGGGGSSNSVAAGDSLVSTTVGSYPHAVNIYVPAGGATRAIVALHGGGGNNTAIAYQLGLNSSNSETTTNTINWDWLHANKVIMVFPQGQHIDGASGATTWSNYAMTSGQDDVAFLQALAAKLKSDYGVTQIDLMGHSMGGAMTNRMRCESPATFDGYIALAGPASEHFDPAGATPCVPSVNKPYMSISGDDDQVMQTYNNRWPNYNWIINPLVEWAGNAAFLDGTMMGEWPEQQVRVTQTCGESVAPLGSPNATSGNVQTWTNCGGAMVIKKITGADHGVATMAAQMDANNPTVVMDTVMSFLNAQ, encoded by the coding sequence ATGAACCAGCGCCTGATGCGCCTGTTGATCGGCAGTGCCCTTGTCGCCTCGCTGGCCGCCTGTGGTGGCGGCGGCAGCAGCAACAGCGTGGCCGCAGGCGACAGCCTCGTCTCGACCACGGTGGGCAGCTATCCCCACGCGGTGAACATCTATGTCCCGGCCGGCGGTGCCACCCGGGCGATCGTGGCCCTGCATGGCGGCGGTGGCAACAACACGGCCATCGCCTACCAGCTGGGCCTGAACAGTTCCAACAGCGAGACGACCACCAACACCATCAACTGGGACTGGTTGCACGCCAACAAGGTCATCATGGTGTTTCCGCAGGGGCAGCACATTGACGGTGCGAGCGGGGCCACCACCTGGTCCAACTACGCCATGACCTCCGGGCAAGATGACGTGGCCTTCCTGCAGGCCCTGGCCGCCAAGCTCAAGAGCGACTACGGCGTGACCCAGATCGACCTGATGGGTCACTCGATGGGCGGGGCGATGACCAACCGCATGCGCTGCGAGTCGCCGGCCACCTTCGACGGCTACATCGCACTGGCCGGCCCCGCCTCCGAACACTTCGATCCGGCTGGCGCCACGCCCTGCGTGCCCAGCGTGAACAAGCCCTACATGAGCATCAGCGGCGACGACGACCAGGTCATGCAGACCTACAACAACCGCTGGCCCAACTACAACTGGATCATCAACCCCCTGGTCGAGTGGGCGGGCAATGCGGCTTTCCTGGACGGCACGATGATGGGCGAGTGGCCTGAGCAGCAGGTGCGTGTCACGCAGACCTGTGGTGAGTCGGTGGCGCCGCTGGGCTCGCCCAACGCCACCTCGGGCAATGTCCAGACCTGGACCAACTGCGGCGGTGCGATGGTGATCAAGAAGATTACCGGTGCCGACCACGGCGTGGCCACCATGGCGGCCCAGATGGATGCCAACAACCCGACGGTGGTGATGGACACGGTGATGAGCTTCCTGAACGCGCAGTGA
- a CDS encoding phosphatase PAP2 family protein has translation MSEPTVARPAPHLPADDGVPRWQGLAWVLALLLLGAGSWLHLQPALNQSLFLNLNHLAGGVHPAAAGLWGGLSVAGLGVSAVLVVLALDRTRRLALNALLWGVPLGLLFSRLPKALIDSPRPARSLGVQAIEVIGTPLLNHASMPSGHALTAGAVATVLAAALGLRGWRVLLPFVLAVAVALSRIAVGAHWPADVLAGAGLGLGVGLLSLRLAARWPAAWLGTANGQRGLAVLEWGLAVAVAVLPTGLPVAAPLQWTLAFLGVCSGLSRWRHAGAPAGTDQAVARLVLPSLAAGLLLAMLLREGMGAQLLTALAQVPLWAWPLAVAGLWGSYGLRAERLRREWGTWGRTHRPEARMPSLSDSVDLFLTHNAALLLLPMRAGEAGYPWLLHRRFGIPVAESVRSLVWLRLQDALVLALLGLLGLAPGPAWLRLAGVAALVLLLWGLLPRLSRQLGQWWPRWQALQGTLVAHRGDLTGWGLCVGNWLLKLAVLGGVLALLAGLPVWQGWSGAVAGELAAALPIQAPAGLGSYEAAIWAAGQWVGATVPPAVLAGAALAVHTLSLVTALLTPLIYRALLWVQSRRSSAAGPSSARP, from the coding sequence ATGTCCGAACCCACTGTTGCGCGGCCTGCTCCGCACCTGCCCGCGGACGACGGCGTACCGCGCTGGCAGGGCCTGGCCTGGGTGCTGGCCCTGCTGCTGCTGGGGGCGGGCAGCTGGCTGCACCTGCAGCCGGCCTTGAACCAGTCCCTGTTCCTGAACCTCAACCACCTGGCAGGGGGCGTACATCCCGCCGCCGCGGGCCTGTGGGGCGGCCTGAGCGTCGCGGGCCTGGGCGTGTCGGCGGTGCTGGTGGTGCTGGCCCTGGACCGCACGCGGCGCCTGGCCTTGAATGCCCTGCTGTGGGGCGTGCCCCTGGGGCTGCTGTTCAGCCGTCTGCCCAAGGCCCTGATCGACAGCCCCCGGCCGGCCCGTTCGCTGGGCGTCCAGGCCATCGAGGTGATCGGCACGCCGCTGCTCAACCACGCCTCCATGCCCTCCGGCCATGCGCTCACCGCTGGCGCGGTGGCCACCGTGCTGGCGGCGGCGCTGGGCCTGCGGGGCTGGCGTGTGCTGCTGCCCTTTGTCCTCGCGGTGGCGGTGGCGCTCTCGCGCATCGCGGTCGGCGCGCACTGGCCGGCCGATGTGCTGGCCGGCGCCGGCCTGGGCCTGGGGGTGGGGCTGCTGTCCCTGCGGCTGGCGGCCCGCTGGCCGGCGGCCTGGCTGGGAACGGCCAACGGCCAGCGCGGTCTGGCCGTGCTGGAATGGGGCCTGGCGGTGGCCGTGGCGGTGCTGCCGACCGGCTTGCCGGTGGCCGCCCCGTTGCAATGGACGCTGGCCTTCCTCGGGGTGTGCAGCGGCCTTTCGCGCTGGCGCCATGCCGGGGCCCCGGCCGGCACCGACCAGGCCGTGGCCCGGCTGGTGCTGCCTTCGCTGGCGGCAGGCCTGCTGCTGGCCATGCTGCTGCGCGAAGGCATGGGGGCGCAGCTGCTGACGGCGTTGGCGCAGGTGCCGCTGTGGGCCTGGCCGCTGGCGGTGGCCGGCCTGTGGGGCAGCTATGGGCTGCGGGCCGAACGCCTGCGACGGGAATGGGGCACCTGGGGGCGCACCCACCGGCCCGAGGCCCGCATGCCCAGCCTGTCCGACAGCGTGGACCTGTTCCTGACCCACAACGCCGCCCTGCTGCTGCTGCCCATGCGGGCCGGTGAGGCGGGCTATCCGTGGCTGCTCCATCGCCGCTTCGGCATTCCGGTGGCTGAATCGGTGCGCAGCCTGGTCTGGCTGCGCCTGCAGGACGCGCTGGTGCTCGCATTGCTGGGCCTGCTGGGCCTGGCGCCGGGACCGGCCTGGCTGCGGCTGGCCGGCGTGGCGGCGCTGGTGCTGCTGCTGTGGGGCCTGCTGCCCCGCCTGTCGCGCCAGCTGGGACAATGGTGGCCACGCTGGCAGGCCCTGCAGGGCACGCTGGTAGCCCACCGGGGTGACCTGACCGGCTGGGGTCTCTGTGTGGGCAACTGGCTGCTCAAGCTGGCGGTCCTGGGCGGCGTGCTGGCCCTGCTGGCCGGCCTGCCGGTCTGGCAGGGCTGGAGCGGGGCGGTGGCGGGTGAACTCGCCGCGGCCCTGCCCATCCAGGCCCCGGCCGGCCTGGGCAGCTACGAGGCCGCCATCTGGGCTGCGGGACAATGGGTGGGGGCCACGGTGCCGCCGGCCGTGCTGGCCGGTGCCGCGCTGGCGGTGCACACCCTGAGTCTCGTGACCGCCTTGCTGACCCCTTTGATCTACCGTGCCCTCTTGTGGGTGCAATCCCGCCGCTCATCGGCCGCGGGGCCTTCTTCTGCTCGACCATGA
- a CDS encoding riboflavin synthase subunit alpha: protein MFTGIVQGVAEVASITDRPGLRSFRLRFPPGFAQDLAIGASVACDGVCLTVTTLHGPDEADFDVMQQSLGLTTLGSLAEGDRINVERAAKDGAEIGGHPLSGHVDFTATLASVRQPENNHVMRIEVPARWMRYVFAKGYIAINGASLTVAEADRQAGWFEVWLIPETLRMTTFGQKQPGDRLNIEIERSTQVFVDTVRDALEERLGPLMPALEALMRQQGLSTDELTRPLPAPER from the coding sequence ATGTTCACCGGCATCGTCCAGGGCGTGGCTGAAGTCGCGTCGATCACCGACCGTCCCGGTCTGCGCAGTTTCCGCCTGCGCTTTCCGCCCGGTTTCGCCCAGGATCTGGCCATCGGGGCCAGCGTGGCCTGCGACGGCGTCTGCCTCACCGTCACCACCTTGCACGGCCCCGACGAGGCCGACTTCGACGTGATGCAGCAGAGTCTGGGGCTGACCACCCTGGGTTCGCTGGCCGAGGGCGACCGCATCAACGTGGAGCGGGCGGCCAAGGATGGCGCCGAGATCGGCGGGCACCCCTTGTCCGGGCATGTGGATTTCACCGCCACGCTGGCCTCGGTGCGTCAGCCCGAGAACAACCATGTGATGCGCATCGAGGTGCCCGCGCGCTGGATGCGGTACGTCTTTGCCAAGGGCTACATCGCCATCAACGGGGCCAGCCTGACCGTGGCCGAGGCCGACCGGCAGGCCGGCTGGTTCGAGGTCTGGCTGATTCCCGAGACCCTGCGCATGACCACCTTCGGCCAGAAGCAGCCGGGTGACCGCCTCAACATCGAGATCGAGCGGTCGACCCAGGTCTTCGTGGACACCGTGCGCGATGCGCTGGAAGAGCGCCTGGGGCCGCTGATGCCGGCGCTGGAGGCGCTGATGCGCCAGCAGGGCCTGAGCACCGACGAGCTGACCCGGCCCCTGCCGGCGCCCGAGCGCTGA
- a CDS encoding SixA phosphatase family protein — MDLILWRHAEAEELADGLDDPARGLTPKGERHARRVADWLNRFLPATTKVLVSPALRTQQTAEALGRRFKVVEALGPEGTVEGLLAAARWPDAREPVLVVGHQPTLGLTAAYLMTGPRFNPAQDGSLTPWTIKKGGVWWLRHRPRQDRGEVVLVAVRTPEQI; from the coding sequence ATGGACCTGATCCTCTGGCGCCACGCCGAGGCCGAGGAACTGGCCGATGGCCTGGACGACCCGGCCCGCGGCCTCACCCCCAAGGGCGAGCGCCACGCACGGCGGGTGGCCGACTGGCTCAACCGCTTCCTGCCGGCCACCACCAAGGTGCTGGTCAGCCCGGCCCTGCGCACCCAGCAGACGGCCGAGGCCCTGGGCCGGCGCTTCAAGGTGGTGGAGGCCCTGGGCCCGGAAGGCACGGTGGAAGGCCTGCTGGCCGCGGCGCGCTGGCCCGATGCCCGCGAGCCCGTGCTGGTGGTGGGCCACCAGCCCACGCTGGGTCTGACGGCGGCCTATCTGATGACCGGGCCGCGGTTCAACCCCGCGCAGGACGGCAGCCTGACGCCCTGGACCATCAAGAAGGGCGGGGTCTGGTGGCTGCGTCACCGGCCGCGCCAGGACCGCGGCGAGGTGGTGCTGGTGGCGGTGAGAACCCCCGAGCAGATCTGA